In Oreochromis niloticus isolate F11D_XX linkage group LG22, O_niloticus_UMD_NMBU, whole genome shotgun sequence, the sequence ctgttgcaacacacctgaataaaattagtaggtcattagcaagagtatagaacttgaTTGCATGCTGACGTGGCAACCCATAACCCTACTcaagtgtttggaaaaatgtacttctaaaagtacttttattgcaccagattcattcactcatgagctgctgtaacatgaatcaaatgctcttgctaatgacctactaattgtattcaggtgtgttgcaacagggacacatggaaacaTTTCAGGACaacggccctcgaggactggagttcgaGACCCATGCCTTACAGTAATCTGTCCTACAAGTTCAATCCAGACGTTCTTATCTGCTAGTTTTTGgtacacaattttttttattttttagtaaaTCTCATCTTTTAGAAAATTTACTAACCAGGGATCACTTGAAAGGCGATTAAGCTAAAGGCAGTTCAGATTTCTCAGCTCAAGAAATGTTTACATGTTGATGATTTtatacggaagcgtagagctgccacccagggaaaagaaaaatagagctatatcaCATTATAACGTGACAAGTTTATTGATCTAACAATATACTTtacatgtttgtacaatatacctTTCACATTTGAACaacataatatcacgttattacaataaacataattatcacgttataacaaaaaaagtttgtacgaacgtgataattatgtatattgtaataacctGATATTATGTTGTTCAAACTTAAAAATTATATTGTACTAACATGAAAGTATATGTAACAAACAAGAAAAGTATATTGTtaaaacaataaacttttcatgttataatgtaatatagctctatttttcttttgcctgggtgacAGTTCTACACTTCTGTAATTTTAAGCTTTTCAGTTAACATAAAAAATTGAAGTTTGTTCCATGCCTATGGTATGTAAAATAACTAGCCTTTCCAAATCTATGTTGTGAAAAACATGCTACATGCCAATTCATGCTaggatttttaattttaaatggtacGGCATTGTATTACTGCTCATCTTAATAATCAAAATAGAtttatacttcttttttttttacttaaagaaAGCTTTATTTTTAATACTCTCTTGAAGACCAGACTTTGTTAAAACAAGCTACACTATAAAATACAGTagtgacatttttaaaagtagTGCTTTTATTAAGAAGATCATGTGTTTTCATATATGACCTATACATTTTTATGACATTCCTTTTCCCATGACCTTACTGGTACTTACTTTCTAATTTATTGTTAAGAAAGACTATATTACTAGGCTTTCAAAGAAAGTGTTTTGCATGTAGTTGTCTGTATCAAAGTATGTCATTTTGATAACacagaaagcaaaaataaaacttttatatTTTCCGTGAATTGTGTCCTccatagaaaaataaatgtgatgCAAACTACATTTTATTGTACATGTTTAGAGAAAGTAGTGCATTGTGGGATTCCTGTGTTGAAAACAATAAACGATCatcttttacatttacatttttggaaattaagaACGAGTGTGGTGTAGTAGCTGTGTATCAATGGGGTATGGATACAGATTATTCACACCATTTCTAATTATCTTAAATTAgtgtttacttatttatttatttttttacattacagTAAGCACCGTAACTTTCTTATAGTTCCACCATAGCTTTTAAGGTTACTATTTACTGACAGCTACAAACTGTAGGTAAGAAAGTGTTTGACATCTTCAGTGTGCTTTTTTTCATAGGTTTAAAAAGTTTCTCCAACTCTGAGATTCCAAACCACAAAGGTGTGATATTTGCTGTGTATTTTGGATTTTAGTCAGAgtttgtgcaaatgtttaataattattaaatattcTAAGGTCTTACAAACATTAAATCACTTTTAACTTTAACATTATTACACATCATGTTGTAGCTGTAatttacaattttttaaaaagtgatcaTTTTAGCTGAGTCATGTTTGATAAGATCTTATGAGTTAGTAGCTGAGTGAGTTATTAGTAGTTGTGACATCATTTAACAACATTTACCAAGGACTTTACCATACTTTACCAAGTACAAATACTTATACTACtacaattttcaggtatctgtacttcaCTTGAGTAGttctttttctacatttttgAACAGATATCTGTAgtttctactccttacattttgtcaaataaaataaaataaaaatactgatattttttttttctttggtaaaggttaaatttaaaaaaattgaaataaaatgtatttttaatttattattaattatttaatttcttcttcttcttcttcttcttcttcttattattattattattatataacttgttaaaattaaaaaaaatatctgataGAGAAATTATCTagtaaagaaatttaaaaaaaagaatcccaCCCGAAAAAAAAGACCACGTGGGACAAGCGGTGACGTAAATCTCGTGCGACCGCAGTTCAGACGCGGCCACAAAATATTGTCGAGTGGAAGTGGGGTTTTTTGGGCTCTAAAAGACGCCTTTAGCACCTTTTGGAAATGCCAGTGTGCAACTTCTTTCTTCAGGGCCGCTGTCGTTACGGCGAAAAATGTTGGAATGAGCACCCAAGAGGAGggaacagaggaggaggaggtggtggaggatacaacaacaactacagcaaCCGCTCCTCTGGTCAGCAACAGCCCAGAAGTGGAGGTGGAGGTAACGTCTTCGATAAATTAATATTCATCTAAACCTACTTTCAGTTTCTTTAGCATTCTTCTTGTGATGTTTTCGCTCTCTTAGCTAGCTGTTGTTAGCCTTCCTTTTCTGTCCCACTGAATTGTAGGCAAATTAAGTTTGTTTCGTGGGTAAGGTATTTGAACAGTGGGCTGAGATACAAACACATCCCGAGGCCGAAGCAGGATTTGTGCTTATCTACGTAACTTAACCATGGTGTTAACCCTGGATTTTCAACTGTGGTTCATTTCTTACTGGGGTGTGTCACCGTCATGCTAACTTATGTAGAAATGGAAGGGTAGCCTGAGTATGTTGAACTCACTTCATAGCACGGGGCCCAGTCAAACATATCAACTCTGTTAAGTTTTAAGTATGTCAACAACTTGGCaaatggtgttttttttttcaaacttgaATGGGCATCACAAAAGAGGTTTTCCTGTTATTCAGACGCCACATGAATGCACATTTAGTATAGGAGGGATGGGTAATGTTACTGTGTCGTAGTTTCTTTTCCAATGCAGTTATACAATACGCTGGAAacaaatacatattttacaaaggTCAGGTGTGTGCTAAACAACAGCAATTTAATTTCATGTTATCACTTCATGAGACCTCGTGGTGGTTATCAAATGAATGAGTGTAAAGCAGACAACCAGCTTGCAGTAAAGAAGAAAGTCGAGGATAAAGCTAACCAGAGAGCTAATAAAGTGATTTAAacaaggattaaaatgggttaataataatgatgcaCTATGGAGTGTATTTTACACaatttttaatgctttgtgaCACTGGTTTGTATTTTGATTCCAGGGTTTGGAAACAGAGTCTGGGTGAATCCTTCCCAGCAAAAAGGAAACTACATCCAGCCTTCATCCTTCTCTTCTCACGGAAGTGACGACTGGGgtcatggaggaggaggtggtggtggtggagggcgAAGAGAAAATGTGAAGAGCTCCGACTTTAGTTTCTCAAGTCAAAACAGATTTTCAGCTCTTAATACTCCCAGCACCTTTGACAGGGGAGGCagggggggaggaggaggaggaagggcaGCGGGAGGAACAGTTGGTGATGAAGACGACGACAAAAAACTGTGAGTctttatgaaaaaacaaaacgttctttttttttaatttttattttttatttatttatttatttatttatttttaatcagtcATAAGAAAATCATTGTCATATTTGTTATCTAGGGAAGTCATTCAGATGGACATGGATGTTTGGGAGAAGTCTGGCCAGTGGGGATTCTCTTGTTATTATAGCTTCCAGACACTTGTATCTGGTGTGTATgaaatttttcattttaaatgtatatttttaaaaactgaaacactGGACCTGAACATGTTTCCTGTGTTCTGCCTACAGGTTTCACTGACCTCTCCCCTGAAGAGCTCCGGCTGGAATACTACTCcacaagagcttcaggagatCTGCAGGGCTACGTAAGTGCAGTGTTCCTTAGTAATGTCATGTCTGTTTGGCTTTGGGTCAGTAGTCATCTTCTTCGTGGATAGAAGCATGGCGCCAAGTCTTTTTGTTATTATAATCAAGCTCTAATTTAATATCGGAAGGCAAAACGTTAAATGTGTTTAAGTATTTCTAAGAGTATAAGAAATTCCTCTTGTCTGTGCTTAGATGAATGCCATCAATCAGCTGCTCAGTCAGTGGAAAAACAGAGTCCAGGAATTGAAGATTATGAATCCAGCCACTCGTGCGGCACTGGTAAGACACACAGATGCTCACAAACACCGCTTCCCAACTTTAGATCATTTGTTACAATTCCAGAGTCCATAACTGGTCCCTAATGAGACGTGAAAACCAAACAGCACTGAGAAGATGTGTTTAGATTTTTAGCATTAGGTTTGCATGTCAGCAGTGTGCAGCAGTGGAAATGTATTAAACGAAAATGTATTCTAAAAGTTTCCTTCTACTCTTTGAACGTATCGAACACCTGGTTTACATTTAATGCTGAGGTTCTGATTTCACACTAGCATTGCTCCTGTCtgttttggggcttttaattcagtgttttattttttttacttcatttgttttcattgcaGCTTGCAGAATTAAATGGTGCTGCACCTCAGGGATCTTCAGGTGGGTTTGGTTCGACAACAGCAACTGGATTTGGAGCCTCCATCTCCAGCTTTGGAAGCAAAGGTAAAGCTCAACGATTTCTTTATTGTAGCAGTTAATAGTTCATCGTGCTATATTAACCCAAAACACAAAAGTGTTTCTGACATAAAATAGCCAGCGGAATAACCTTTAGTTAAATCATAAACTGTCTTTCCCATTTCTAATGAGTTATGATGCTTGAGCAGATTTTACAGAGACTGCATGTAGTTTAGTACTACTTTAGTAGTTTAGCACTAAATTAATCAAAGTGTAGGTTTTCAGAATttgataataaaatgtattttgtgaaattaTCCATCACTCCATGATAACTCTAAATCCTTCTGTTCCTGCAGGTTTTGGTGCGCCAGCACCAGCCCAGGCCAGCGGTTTCAGCTTTTCTGCTTCAAATAGTGGATTTGGCTCTGCAGCCACACAGTCATCTTCAACAGGTTTTGGTAACATCTTAGCAGCCCCCACACAGCCTCCCTCTGGGTTCAGCGCTGCGTCCTCCTCTGCACCTTCAGCTTCAAGTTTCTCCTTCGCCTCTAGCACCACGGACAAATCAGCACCTGCTTCAGGATTTGGATCTGCCTCTGGATTTAGTTTCTCCTCTACAGCAGGCAGTGGTTTCGGGGTTGGAGCACCTGCGACAACAGGAAGCAGCGGTCCTTTTGGGCAGACGAGTGGAGGATTTGGGGCAGCAGCCACTCAGCCCACTTCAGGAACTGGGTCTGCCGAAGGAACGTCGGACAGTCTGTTTTCCCCTGAGAGTAAACTGACCGAAGAGGAACTGAGTCAGTTCAAGGCTAAGAAATTCACTCTGGGACAGATTCCACTGAAGCCCCCCCCTTCTAACCTGCTAGTGGTGTGATACTGTGGAGAATATGGGTAGATTATTAAactaaaaaatataattttgtgTGAAGATTTTCTGCTTTAAACCTTTTCCGTGCAAGTAATTTTGAAGATGTGGCTGACATCCACACACTTCTCCTCGGTTTAGGTGGAGAAAACTCAGTTTGGAAGTGTGCTGTGTACTTTCGAGCTGTCTTTTGTCataaaaagttctttttttgaACAATTTTGGGTTGCATGGATTTTAATTTGTTCatcttttccctttttattaAGTACCTAAGGGTACAGCAAGAAAAGTTGATGGACAAAAGAAatcttttaaaggtttattttaatttttaatgatCAAACATGCAAAATTCAACAAATCAGCTTCTTGAACTTTATAAAGAGTAAATTTGCCAACAGAGTTTGGGAAACAGTTCCAGCATATGTACAGATATTATGTTATTTTATGGAATGGCTGATTCCTCAACCAGGTTTCTATTGTTAAAGAGATTATCTGTGTGTTTGGCTAAaggtaaataaatgtatttcattTAAGGTTTCATGGAATAGGAATTCTTGCTGTAATTACATGTGTCAGTCAGAAGGTGGTGTCACAACACAAGCTCAAATGTCCAtgaggtttttttaaattatttctgCAATTAACTGCACTTGTGTTTTAACCTAGAAGTACCTTTTAACTTCAGGCTACTTTTTCCCTTGCAATGTAATGTGATAAAACCAAAGCCTGGAaaccaaaaaaaatatttattcacacTAGATTTCTGCTAAAAGAGAGCAAAGTGAGGCAGCTTCCAAATGACAGAGAATTAATAAGCTGTTCAGAATGTATTTATTAGGTGGTGAGCAAATGGTGGGACAGTAAGAGTGATCCATGTGACAGCAATAAACCATTCTGCTGAGGGTGCTCTACCTCTGCTGACTCGAGCATATTTTCAGCTGACGGGGAGTGCGTAGCTTCAGTCGGAGGTGAAGCTGGGTTTCGTGTTTGCCTGCGTTTGTGTGTCCGTGCTTTATAGCCAGGTCAAAAAGGCCTTGTAgatataattaataaaaattttGTGTTCTTATAAATAGTAACGGAACATTAACTGCGAGCAACAGTGTGCAACACAGTCATTTTCTCTCCTGCTCCTCTGTCCCTCAGCAGTAACCTCCCACCCACCCCCTGCTAGAAGATGATAAATAATTCAGCTGATTAATGAACGATTGAAAAAGACACGCTCTTATGAAAAGGCACTTGCTCCCTCGTGCCACTGGAACGTGTTTATATTGCTGTCCTGTGACTTTTAAAGCAATCTAACTGATAAATAAGGGCGTTTGTGAGTGTTTGTTACCCCGCCCCACACCAAATAAGCAGATTTGCTACGGCATCAAATCAATAGCATTGCTTGTGTTTATGTAAGGTATGCATGAGTGAGGGGATGAGTCTGTGGATACctgaatacacacacagaaacgcaCGGGGTTTCATTGGTAGCATTTACTCACTCTCAAATACATCACCTCAGTGATGATGTTGGATTGCTCGTCTGAGACAGTTGTGCGTAATCTTAACACACACCCGCACCCTCCTTTCCTCCCATGGATCATTAAATATTCCCCAAGAGGGACCCTACATTTAAAATGATGGAGCCTAAATCAAATACAGCATCAAGACTCGAGTCCATATGTTCCTTCAGTCCTCCCTCCCCAACCCTCCTGTGAAATCACTGCTTAAACAACACAGCATGCACTGTAATCCAATTGACTGTGCCCTGACTTCAGCAACACGGACCAGATGTACACAGTATATGGTGCTTTAATATATTTAACACACCTATCGATAAGAGGGAAACAGGAGCTGTCTGTCTGGTTAATGCCCTCTTCAGACTGCATGCTCCGGCTGCGTAGCAGCTCCAAGTGGATCCTTTGAATTATGACTTCTGCCTGCTGCTAACTTTTCCAGATCAGcaatttttgtctttattataGGGTGACTAAATGCACCCTGTTTCCATTGCCACTGTGGTGTCTGCATCAGCTGATGTCAGCACTGGACGCTCGGAAAGAAAGAAACGCTTCGGTTGCCCCTCTGCACATTTCAGAGGAACTGAGTTGAATCCAAAACTACTATAAATAGGGTATGATTCCAggtgaccccccaccccctccaacacacacacacacacacacacacacacacacacacacacacacacacaccacccctTTTATAGTTGTAGCAGAGAACAAGGCTTAGTAATTGGAGCTATGAATCCAGAGGTAGAATTGATTGTGTTGTGCCACAGCAGTTTGCCTATGGGAAACAAGGCATTGATCCAAGGCCTCTGATTTATGCCTATCTGACTGGCTTATTGCAAGAGGCCTTGGTGGCACATATTTCACctgcaaatatatttttataggTCCATGTCTGGCCCTGTGTTTCCATGCTGAGGATGTTTATGGTTTCATAGTAGGATTAGTGTCTTCCGCTTAACACACTGAGAGTAACAAATGTTGGCTTAGAGAATATACTGCACATGCACATGCTGCATTTAAGGCTGGGCTAGTCACAAATATTGAATTGGAGATCCAAAAAGGCTGGATAGAAAATACATTCAAAGCATCAATTTTAACTGTGCAGACACTGCTGCATACTCACTAAGTGGAAACGGAAGCATAGCCATTTCAATTTCATTAGATCTCATATAAATTCAAAATACTTTCCAGTAAAGATcatgtctgctttttttttttttttttttaatttcatttcacaTTAATCTAGTGTACTGGTGCTGTGCAGACTGGGTAACTCAGACAGTAACAATGTGATGTGTTATGAGTCATCTCTAGCAAACGTCCAGTATACTTGTTGAGTTTTATACATTACAGAAATGGAAAAATTTTAAATGCTGTGTCCAAGCCAAGAGTCTGAACTTGCATAGGCCTACTGTACGTACTCCAGCCTGCGATTacttgcagctgtttgagttaGATCAGAAAATAATTTCAGTCTTGCAAAGGGCAGCGACCGCCAAAGAGTTCAACAATTCTTAAAGTTCATCAAGCGTGGCTGCAAAAGAAAAGCAACTGTTTTCTTCACACTTGTTGGATGAAATAACTTTAGGAGATAGGACACATGTAAATATACAACTCATTACAACGCTTCAGAGTAAACGAGTTTGACATTTTGCCACATACACCATGTAGTTGTTTTGTTGAAATTAACATTAGAAGATTTCTTTTACTCTCTTTTTTGTCCATTAAATATGAGGATGTGCAGCCAGGAGACCATTAgcttaacaaaacagaaagagtGGCAAAGTTATTGCCGCTCTCTGCAAGAATAACAACACATCTAAAATTCACCAATTAACACATTATAATGTGTGTTAACTATTTCACAGCCATAGACTGTGACTTGTTGGAGTGAGTCTCATCCCCACTGTGAATTTGCTACATGAAAACTCCTAATTTATGAATTTAAAACACCAGCTATGATTAATATTTCACTTTGGGGGAATAAAAAAAGTACTATGACAAGAACATCAACATAACCTTTTTAGCTCATAAACAAAAAAGCTGTTTGCTTATTTACACATACAGCTGTTACTGTATGTGATTAACGTTATAAATTGGCGATTCTATTCTTGGTGTTTTCTTTGCTATCTAGCTTGGTAAACTAGCTTATATGCTAACTGCATATCAACTACTGCTAGCTGTTTATAAACTTTAGAGTGCCTAATAAAGGTTATTAAAAAGGCAATTCCTgtaacatgttttttaaatgcagctgtattattattattagtattatttaataaaaagttgctgtgtttactttattatttcactaaaattataatttttttaaatttatttcacAACTGGGTCATgccagaaaatgttttttttgaaaACCATTGGGCTAAAAGTTTGTGCAAAGCAGTTAATAAAACgtaaaatgtaactttttcCAGCCTGAAAACAGTTTCCTCCTGTGGCCGAAGAGAAGAATGGCAAAGGTGAACAACAATGATAAATGTGAGGACAGGTGGACGCTTTTGTACAGGTAAACAACATTTACAGTTTCCTTCACGCTTTCCCCACACATGTCCACGCGTAGTCGCTGTTTGCCTGTCTTCTCCAAGCGGCCGGGCCTGCTTGTAATCCatctctcctctccctccttcccACCCTCCTATCCCTTTCGCCACAGCAGCGCGTCTCTCGCCGCGCCTTGCATGCCGTGTGACCAGCATCACAGAGCCGACAAGCCGTCTTGCGAACCGCCGTCCTCACACCAGCACAGCGAAAATAAAACCCAAACGATGACATACTTACAAAAACGACAGAATCAAACATTAATTTGACAACTTCCGACTCCCCGCACCTTGCCTTCGCCGCTCCTTGCTGTAAGTGGTAAGTGCACTGATTCCTTCTTAATTGCACGGCTCGCGGTGCTCAGTGTCCGTGCAGGACAATGATAGCACCAATGGACTGATGATCGTAATAATGCAACTGATATCTGAGCAGATGAGAGGAGCATGACGCAAATATCTTAAACTGTGTTTAATCTCGCAGTGTACAGGCTATAGGCATTTTGGAGGTAATGGACTGGATTAGATTATTTGCAGCACATCAGCTGGGAATACTTGGTTTCCTCTGTTATGCTCTCATCTTTGTTAGTAAGCAATTGCGAAGATACAGCTTACAGGTTCATGTCTTCTCTTACTTTAATCTCGTTAAGTGTTTAAAGGGATTAATACGGTCATAAGAGACTATATATGATGCACAGTGATGCTGTGGTGGAGATAGCATTGTGGCCTAAATACTTGTAAACACAATTTTCCTGCTTTCATTTTTactaataaagtattctgattctgatgattcTTAGTCTACACTGATGTTTGCTTACGAGATGTGGAACCAGTGGTCTCTGCTGATTTAGACATGTAGGGAGAAAGTTCAGGCATGTCATAGGTCAGCTGTGCACTTCTTCTGATGATCTGTGGATGGCTGCATGAGGTCAAAGGCATAAAGGTGCCTCGCTATAATTCAGTTCATGCACTGCTACCCCTTTCTTATGGTGTTTGTTTATGCTGCACATGACAGTGAATGGAGAGGAAGGAGGGAGCGTGAGTGAAACTGAGCATATTTTAAGATGCCTGCCCCTTGCCTGTGCCAAGTGCACGCTGAGGTGTGAGGTTGTATCAGATGGCTGTATGCACGTGTATGCACACAAATGAAGGGAGATGCAAACACCAGAATGGCAGCGCAGACTGTGCTCCCCACCTGTGGAAGGAAACTGAAACATGTGACTCGGGATCTTCTTTTGAATAAAAAGGGACAGTGCATATTAATGAACATATATCAATGTAAATATGCCAGAGTTAGCCAACAGGCTAAATTTACATCTGTAGCACCTGGCAGGTCAGACAGAAACAATAAATACGGAATTTAGCACACCCTCAGACAGTGTACAACAATCTAGTCCAGACAACAGATACATGAAATTACAGCACAAAATCTTATATTACAATGAAATGCAAAATATgcaacattaaaaataacacatattAATATAAAACTAGAGATTGCAAATCTGATTCCTGTTAAGCCATCGTTAGAGATTAGTTTGCAATGTGTTGAAGGAAGTCCATTCTCTTAATACAGCTGGAATACCATTCCACATCTCAATACCTTTGCCAGAGGTAGTGAGATACCAAAGGTGCTGTACAATCCCTTCTAGTAGAGGATCTGGTTACTCTTCCACTGATATTGGATTTAAACATGATGAACTCACCCAATGAGGGTGGAGCAAGTCCATGTAGGATCTTATAAATAGAACAAGcaaaagtaaatatttaaaaatttttaaaacTGAAGATATTATATTTCTGAAGCATGAGACGGTGATGGATGGAAAAAGGTTTTCTGTCTAACACTTCTAAGGCCTTTTAAAATAAAGAGTCTTTGGTTTCAAAGTAGCTGTACTTTGACTTTCTCTCAGTCGTGTGAAGGGAATAGTATGAAGGCAGTT encodes:
- the nup42 gene encoding nucleoporin NUP42 isoform X2, coding for MPVCNFFLQGRCRYGEKCWNEHPRGGNRGGGGGGGYNNNYSNRSSGQQQPRSGGFGNRVWVNPSQQKGNYIQPSSFSSHGSDDWGHGGGGGGGGGRRENVKSSDFSFSSQNRFSALNTPSTFDRGGRGGGGGGRAAGGTVGDEDDDKKLEVIQMDMDVWEKSGQWGFSCYYSFQTLVSGFTDLSPEELRLEYYSTRASGDLQGYMNAINQLLSQWKNRVQELKIMNPATRAALLAELNGAAPQGSSGGFGSTTATGFGASISSFGSKGFGAPAPAQASGFSFSASNSGFGSAATQSSSTGFGNILAAPTQPPSGFSAASSSAPSASSFSFASSTTDKSAPASGFGSASGFSFSSTAGSGFGVGAPATTGSSGPFGQTSGGFGAAATQPTSGTGSAEGTSDSLFSPESKLTEEELSQFKAKKFTLGQIPLKPPPSNLLVV
- the nup42 gene encoding nucleoporin NUP42 isoform X1; the protein is MPVCNFFLQGRCRYGEKCWNEHPRGGNRGGGGGGGYNNNYSNRSSGQQQPRSGGGGFGNRVWVNPSQQKGNYIQPSSFSSHGSDDWGHGGGGGGGGGRRENVKSSDFSFSSQNRFSALNTPSTFDRGGRGGGGGGRAAGGTVGDEDDDKKLEVIQMDMDVWEKSGQWGFSCYYSFQTLVSGFTDLSPEELRLEYYSTRASGDLQGYMNAINQLLSQWKNRVQELKIMNPATRAALLAELNGAAPQGSSGGFGSTTATGFGASISSFGSKGFGAPAPAQASGFSFSASNSGFGSAATQSSSTGFGNILAAPTQPPSGFSAASSSAPSASSFSFASSTTDKSAPASGFGSASGFSFSSTAGSGFGVGAPATTGSSGPFGQTSGGFGAAATQPTSGTGSAEGTSDSLFSPESKLTEEELSQFKAKKFTLGQIPLKPPPSNLLVV